The DNA window TCGGACATAGAGTCCATCCATCTATCCACAAATTGCTCCTCGTCTTTGGCTATGGCGTAAACGACTATTTTGTATTTATGCTTTTTGGCTTTTTTCATTTTGTTTTTTTCGGATTATTTTTAGGTTTTCTTTAAGTCTAAAATCGTCGGGCGCTAAAACATAAGCTTGCTCGGCGTATTTTAGGGCCTGGTCAATAAAACCAAGATTAAAACACGCTATCGCGCCATAGTCAAAAAAAGCGTATCCCCATGCCTCTTCCTCAATCAAATAACTGCCTGTATTGTCAGTGATTTTAAGCGCTTGGACGCACGCCCAAAACACAAGCGCCCAATCCTTAGTC is part of the Clostridiales bacterium genome and encodes:
- a CDS encoding glycosyl transferase family 2; protein product: AVWEEERSAALRFLSRCYLQKNDIYNAKIYLYQALAQCPYIREPYLDFAKIGYMTKDWALVFWACVQALKITDNTGSYLIEEEAWGYAFFDYGAIACFNLGFIDQALKYAEQAYVLAPDDFRLKENLKIIRKKQNEKSQKA